A stretch of the Lactuca sativa cultivar Salinas chromosome 9, Lsat_Salinas_v11, whole genome shotgun sequence genome encodes the following:
- the LOC111878926 gene encoding cullin-1 isoform X2 — translation MKKKLTPEEGLSILNEGISKAFMILDGCVYDMCVQHPPYEYCAKLYDIFKKALEDGITSRVIPAVKDKSHIFLLYELWNMWSKYKIMAKCLGGFFLYLDRYFVEDRKAASLSNLSISCFHDLVCIELYPKLLEAAICLINEDRDGKSVCRDLLKHVSTFFVEIGRGDMCYYENFEGAVLSSTENYYNFLVPQWLQHYSSADYVLKAEYRLSQEKERASQFLHQTSVEKLLRLVHGLLLGQTANQLHEKQKAESGDASVSYQDVLSRCAGLNLGEGSSPA, via the exons ATGAAGAAAAAATTGACACCGGAAGAAGGCTTAAGTATATTGAATGAAGGAATTTCAAAGGCCTTTATGATACTGGATGG CTGTGTGTATGATATGTGTGTTCAACATCCTCCTTATGAATACTGTGCAAAGCTCTATGACATATTCAAGAAAGCTTTGGAAGATGGCATTACTTCAAGG GTGATCCCAGCTGTGAAAGATAAATCACATATCTTTCTGTTATACGAGCTTTGGAACATGTGGTCAAAATACAAAATCATGGCAAAATGTCTTGGAGGTTTCTTCTTGTACCTTGATCGATACTTTGTTGAAGATCGAAAAGCAGCTTCTCTTAGTAATCTCTCCATTTCTTGCTTCCATGATCTG GTGTGCATTGAATTGTATCCCAAGTTATTAGAAGCTGCAATTTGTCTA atcAATGAGGATCGTGATGGTAAATCGGTTTGCAGGGATTTGCTAAAACATGTTTCAACTTTTTTTGTGGAAATTGGGAGGGGGGATATGTGCTATTATGAGAACTTTGAGGGAGCAGTACTATCAAGTACTGAAAATTACTACAACTTCTTGGTTCCACAGTGGCTTCAGCATTACTCATCTGCTGATTATGTTTTGAAG GCTGAATATCGTTTGAGCCAGGAAAAAGAAAGAGCTAGCCAATTCTTACATCAAACCTCAGTGGAAAAGTTGCTAAGG TTGGTCCACGGGCTGTTATTAGGTCAAACTGCAAACCAACTTCATGAGAAACAGAAGGCTGAGTCTGGTGATGCCTCAGTCTCATATCAG GATGTGCTATCGCGCTGTGCGGGTTTGAATCTTGGTGAAGGGAGTTCTCCTGCATGA
- the LOC111878926 gene encoding cullin-1 isoform X1, which yields MKKKLTPEEGLSILNEGISKAFMILDGYPTSALFTCEEYMKLYDCVYDMCVQHPPYEYCAKLYDIFKKALEDGITSRVIPAVKDKSHIFLLYELWNMWSKYKIMAKCLGGFFLYLDRYFVEDRKAASLSNLSISCFHDLVCIELYPKLLEAAICLINEDRDGKSVCRDLLKHVSTFFVEIGRGDMCYYENFEGAVLSSTENYYNFLVPQWLQHYSSADYVLKAEYRLSQEKERASQFLHQTSVEKLLRLVHGLLLGQTANQLHEKQKAESGDASVSYQDVLSRCAGLNLGEGSSPA from the exons ATGAAGAAAAAATTGACACCGGAAGAAGGCTTAAGTATATTGAATGAAGGAATTTCAAAGGCCTTTATGATACTGGATGGGTACCCCACCAGTGCATTATTTACTTGTGAAGAATACATGAAACTCTACGA CTGTGTGTATGATATGTGTGTTCAACATCCTCCTTATGAATACTGTGCAAAGCTCTATGACATATTCAAGAAAGCTTTGGAAGATGGCATTACTTCAAGG GTGATCCCAGCTGTGAAAGATAAATCACATATCTTTCTGTTATACGAGCTTTGGAACATGTGGTCAAAATACAAAATCATGGCAAAATGTCTTGGAGGTTTCTTCTTGTACCTTGATCGATACTTTGTTGAAGATCGAAAAGCAGCTTCTCTTAGTAATCTCTCCATTTCTTGCTTCCATGATCTG GTGTGCATTGAATTGTATCCCAAGTTATTAGAAGCTGCAATTTGTCTA atcAATGAGGATCGTGATGGTAAATCGGTTTGCAGGGATTTGCTAAAACATGTTTCAACTTTTTTTGTGGAAATTGGGAGGGGGGATATGTGCTATTATGAGAACTTTGAGGGAGCAGTACTATCAAGTACTGAAAATTACTACAACTTCTTGGTTCCACAGTGGCTTCAGCATTACTCATCTGCTGATTATGTTTTGAAG GCTGAATATCGTTTGAGCCAGGAAAAAGAAAGAGCTAGCCAATTCTTACATCAAACCTCAGTGGAAAAGTTGCTAAGG TTGGTCCACGGGCTGTTATTAGGTCAAACTGCAAACCAACTTCATGAGAAACAGAAGGCTGAGTCTGGTGATGCCTCAGTCTCATATCAG GATGTGCTATCGCGCTGTGCGGGTTTGAATCTTGGTGAAGGGAGTTCTCCTGCATGA
- the LOC111878925 gene encoding probable linoleate 9S-lipoxygenase 5, whose amino-acid sequence MADVDRRKRIKIEDKKVKGTLVLMNNHSISTIKDEVLLGRKVSLQLISAAHCESTVRGIRGKLGKETNLKNWVSTVITRSTKGDSTFDLDFDWEEEIGVPGAFLITNRHNSEFYLKTLTLEDVPNCGRVHFICNSWVYPEEHYNKQYRIFFSNQTYLPWKTPEGLRHYREEELEELRGNGTGKREEWERVYDYDVYNDLSEPDKGSDHVRPTFGGTPDYPYPRRCRTGRPPSKTDPDTESRVPILQSLTIYVPRDERFSDLKMGDVYAYGIKLVSQGLLPGFEAVLDKISDEIVGTLENILKHKFENIPSNRFNEFSSFEDVLKLYKGGLPVPKSEFLESIREKIPFEFFRELFRSDGEHVSKFPVPQIIQGDESAWRTDEEFGREMLAGINPVVIRRLQEFPPCSKLDPRKFGNQNSTLTEDHIKHQLDGLSVLEAISCNKLFILDHHDPLMPYLRGINETSTKTYATRTILFLQKDGTLKPVAIELSLPHPDGDEFGVISTVHTPAKEGAKGTIWLLAKAYANVNDSGYHQLVCHWLHTHASMEPFIIATNRQLSVLHPIHKLLHPHFRDTMNINALARQTLINAGGLLEKTVFPDKYAMELSCNMYKEWAFTEQALPADLVKRGLAVEDPSSRHGIRLIIQDYPFAVDGLEVWSAIKSWVTNYINIYYKNNNEIQNDTELQQWWTEVRTKGHGDKKHETWWPTMQALDDLIQSCTIIIWTASALHAAVNFGQYPYGGYLPNRPATSRRFIPEPPSADYDELETDPEKAFLKTVTPQLQSVLGISLIEILSRHSADEVFLGQRDTPEWTTDDVALDAFEKFGEDLREIEGRILEMNLDEKLKNRNGPAKMPYTLLYPSSEIGLTGRGIPNSVSI is encoded by the exons ATGGCTGACGTTGACCGGAGGAAAAGAATCAAAATTGAAGATAAGAAGGTGAAGGGGACATTGGTTTTGATGAACAATCACTCCATTTCCACCATCAAAGACGAGGTTCTTCTGGGCCGGAAAGTTTCTCTGCAACTCATCAGTGCCGCCCACTGTGAATCTACCG TCAGGGGTATCAGAGGGAAGCTAGGAAAAGAGACAAACTTGAAGAACTGGGTGAGCACAGTGATCACTCGTTCAACAAAAGGCGATTCAACCTTCGATTTAGACTTCGATTGGGAAGAAGAAATCGGGGTTCCAGGGGCTTTCTTGATCACCAACAGACACAACTCAGAATTCTACCTTAAAACTTTGACATTAGAAGATGTTCCAAATTGTGGTCGTGTTCATTTCATCTGCAATTCTTGGGTCTACCCAGAAGAACATTACAACAAGCAATATCGCATTTTCTTCTCTAATCAG ACATATCTTCCATGGAAGACACCAGAGGGTTTACGCCATTACAGAGAGGAAGAGTTGGAGGAGTTAAGAGGAAATGGGACAGGAAAGCGTGAAGAGTGGGAGAGAGTGTATGACTATGATGTCTATAATGACTTAAGTGAACCAGACAAAGGTTCAGACCATGTCCGCCCTACTTTTGGTGGGACCCCTGACTACCCTTATCCTCGTAGGTGTAGAACAGGCCGACCTCCATCAAAAACAG ATCCAGACACAGAAAGCAGGGTTCCGATTCTGCAGAGTTTAACGATTTATGTCCCGAGGGATGAAAGGTTTAGTGACTTGAAGATGGGAGATGTTTATGCTTATGGGATAAAACTCGTATCTCAAGGGTTACTACCTGGTTTTGAAGCTGTTTTGGACAAGATTTCAGATGAAATAGTGGGGACGCTTGAAAATATTCTGAAACACAAATTTGAAAATATACCAAGCAACAGATTTAATGAGTTTTCATCATTTGAAGACGTGCTTAAGCTTTATAAAGGTGGACTTCCAGTACCAAAATCTGAGTTTCTAGAAAGCATCAGGGAGAAAATTCCATTTGAGTTTTTCAGAGAATTGTTTCGTTCTGATGGAGAACACGTGTCAAAATTCCCTGTCCCACAAATAATCCAAG GAGATGAATCTGCATGGAGGACAGATGAAGAATTTGGAAGAGAAATGTTGGCAGGGATAAACCCTGTTGTGATCCGACGCCTCCAA GAGTTCCCTCCATGTAGCAAGTTAGACCCTAGAAAATTCGGAAATCAAAACAGTACATTGACTGAAGACCACATAAAACATCAGTTAGATGGATTGAGTGTCTTGGAG GCGATCAGTTGTAACAAGCTGTTTATACTAGATCACCATGATCCATTGATGCCGTATCTGAGGGGTATAAATGAGACTTCCACCAAGACATACGCCACACGGACCATCTTGTTCTTGCAAAAAGATGGGACTTTGAAGCCAGTAGCAATCGAATTGAGTTTGCCACATCCAGATGGTGATGAATTTGGAGTTATTAGTACAGTTCACACACCTGCAAAAGAAGGGGCAAAAGGGACAATTTGGTTGTTGGCAAAAGCATATGCTAATGTAAATGactcgggataccatcaacttgTTTGTCATTG GTTGCATACTCATGCTTCAATGGAGCCATTTATAATTGCAACAAATAGGCAGCTAAGTGTACTTCATCCAATTCATAAACTATTGCATCCACATTTCCGTGACACGATGAATATTAATGCCCTTGCACGCCAAACACTCATAAATGCTGGTGGACTTCTTGAAAAAACGGTTTTTCCTGACAAATATGCCATGGAATTGTCGTGTAATATGTACAAAGAATGGGCTTTCACAGAACAAGCACTTCCTGCTGATCTTGTCAAAAG agGATTAGCCGTAGAGGACCCATCCTCCCGCCATGGGATCCGCCTCATTATCCAAGACTACCCGTTTGCAGTTGATGGGCTCGAGGTATGGTCCGCAATAAAATCATGGGTAACCAACTACATTAACATCTACTACAAAAACAACAATGAAATACAAAACGACACCGAGCTTCAACAATGGTGGACCGAGGTCCGAACCAAGGGCCACGGGGACAAAAAACACGAAACGTGGTGGCCCACAATGCAAGCCCTTGATGACCTCATCCAATCATGCACCATCATCATATGGACCGCTTCCGCCTTACACGCAGCGGTCAACTTTGGGCAGTACCCTTACGGAGGGTACCTCCCAAACCGACCCGCTACGAGTCGTCGGTTCATACCTGAACCGCCGTCTGCTGACTATGACGAGCTCGAGACGGACCCCGAGAAGGCGTTTTTGAAAACCGTGACACCGCAGCTTCAAAGCGTGCTTGGGATTTCGTTGATTGAGATTTTGTCAAGGCATTCGGCGGATGAGGTGTTTTTAGGGCAACGGGATACGCCCGAGTGGACAACTGATGACGTGGCGTTGGATGCGTTTGAGAAATTTGGGGAGGATTTGAGGGAGATTGAAGGAAGGATTTTGGAGATGAATTTGGATGAGAAATTGAAGAATAGGAATGGGCCCGCTAAAATGCCTTATACTTTGCTTTATCCGAGTAGCGAAATCGGGCTTACGGGTCGTGGGATTCCAAATAGTGTCTCAATTTGA